In Anopheles bellator chromosome 2, idAnoBellAS_SP24_06.2, whole genome shotgun sequence, the genomic stretch TGTCTTGGTACTACACGGTAAGtcattgttgttattgttgtttgttttcatgttgTGACGCCAAACAGTGCTAAACATTGAGGCCTCTGCTCCCAACGCTCCCGCAACAGCCAAACCCAACCGTAGTTCCGGCGGAAGATTTCGACCCTTCGGCGGATGCAAATGCGCTCCGGAAAGCGATGAAGGGTTTCGGGACGGATGAGCAGGCGATCATTGATATTCTATGTGCGCGTTCGAACGCCCAGCGACAGGAGATCGGCGAAGCGTTCAAGCAAGAACTTGGTCGAGTAAGTGATTCGATTCGGCGTGGTCGCCCAGAACAAGTTTTGTGGTCTATTTTTAACCTTCCCGCGTTTTGCGCGGCTTCCCTCCTTCGTGACAGGATTTGCTCGAAGATCTGAAATCGGAGCTCGGGGGCAAGTTTGAAGATGTCATTCTGGGTCTGATGCTCCGACCCGAGGAGTATCTCTGCAAGCAGCTCCACAAAGCGATGGACGGCGTCGGGACCGACGAGAAGGCCCTGATTGAAATTCTGTCCCCACAGACGAACGACCAAATTAAAGCAATTGTCGATTGCTACGAAGAAAAGTACAGCCGCCCGTTGGCGGAGCATCTGTGCTCGGAAACGtccggcagcttccggcgTCTGCTCACAATGATCACGGTGGGTTCGCGCGATCCACCAGGCACCGTCGATCCGGAGCTGGCCGTCGAGCAGGCAAAACAACTGTACAATGCGGGCGAGGGCAAGATCGGAACGGATGAGGAAGTGTTCTACAAAATTCTCGCTCACGCCTCGTTCGATCAACTAGAGATTGTGTTTGAAGAGTACAAGAGTTTGGCGGGACGGACGATCGAACAGGCGCTGAAGGCTGAGCTCAGTGGAGAGCTGTACGATGGACTCAGTGCGATCGTGGAATGCGTCCAGATGGCACCGCACTTTTTCGCCAAACGGCTACACAAAGCCATGGACGGTATGGGCACGGACGATCAGACACTCATCCGAATCATCGTTTCGCGGTCGGAGATCGATCTGCAGAATATTAAGGACGAGTACGAGCAGATGTACAACAAAACGCTGCTGAGCGACGTTAAGGTAAGCGGGCTAGAAAGAGACGAGTGGTGTGTTTACTGTTTTGGTCTAATCTCGGTGCGATCCGGAACGATCTTTTGCAGAGCGAAACCTCCGGAGACTACAAACGCGCGCTTTGTGCCTTGATCGGGAATGCCTAGTCGCTGGAGGAGGAACCTTACGAGTGCACAACAGCTCGTTCGCTGTGTGACACCCAGATTGCATGCCGAGCATGATGCTCTTGATCGCAAGTTTTACGCATATTTCTCTGTATCGGTGTCTATTAATTTTCACGAGTAATAAAACAAGTCGCTTTACTTGCTCTCTGATTCGAATCGAACTAAAGATcgttcttgatttttttttctattttgtgtATTTAATCTGACACCCAACATAGCATTTTCCACGGAGTGTCCGTTACTCTCCCGTTCATTGTAACATAACGATTGGCGCCAGTCTGGCGGCAGGCAATGATAGGTAAAATGATTAATACATTTACTCTGTGTTTGCGagaaacgagcgaaaaaatcaataaatcagcGGGGGGCGCCAAAGCGAATTGGCGATGATGAACACATTCCTACTTGGGTAAAATGGTTTTGTGGAAGTAAGCCGTTTCCGATGTTAATCCTTTTCCGGCCGACCTCCCGCCGTCGGGACGAAATGACCACAACCGTGTAGCGCTGCAGGAAACCtatgttttgctgttggaAGTAGGTTACAACGGACGGGGCGACTCCAAGTGGAACCAGCCTATTCGGCCAAGCTACGATTGTTTTTTCAAACAAGGTCCAAGATATTTCGCAACAGCACCTACATACTAATTGATCATTAGCGCCAGACTCACGCATTGGGAATCGTTTTGGAACCGTCGACAATTTATGTCATTTGAATGATTCCTCCCAGGGTTTAAGGGTTAGTCTGAAATAAGCGATTAGGTGATTAAGTTAATTGGCCAGCCAGTATAGGTTGTTACATTGTGTAGCTTATTCGGCAAGCTAATGTGATTTTCATGGAATCTTCCAATTTagtaaaataaagcaaatagCCGCTAACAAATGTTAGTTTCCTTCTGAGGATCGCTCGTTTTAGAATCCATGCCAATCCAAGCAATTGATTGAGAAATTTTCGTTTCTAATACAATATAGATTCTCTGAATGAACATCTGAaccaaaaagaagcaaaattttgtttattccgcGAGTAGCCGAATCCGAGTTCACTCTCTCACTcagccgttgttgttgttgaaacgagagagaacgagagcgcCAGGAACGGGTTTACTGGCGAAAACCGACAGTCAGAAAAATCTCGTCGCGAAGTGCGGATCGCACAGTGAGTATCAAGAAATCCGGAGCTCTTGTTACATTGGGACACGTCACGGCTACCTCGAAAGGCGTCCCGTTTCACGGCCAACGCTAGTGGCTCACCTGACGCAAGTTTGCACTACATTGCCCATTGTGGGTTGAATTTCCTTGCCGGTTGTTGTCGCTTTCGTCGGCCGATAGTGGAAACCGATCGCTGATCGTATCATGTCTTGGTACTATACGGTGAGTAAGATGTCTATTTATAAAAGAAAGCCAAAAGAGCGGTTCTCTTGCTCCACAATCAGGAACTGCAGCACAGCGATTCTTACCGGACGCGTGCCACTGTGTGGTGGGAAATACCCGTTGTTCGACCGGCACTGGTGcttattcattcattcatgatTCATCGGTTCTAGAGTTACCAACTGATAGTGTTACTAATGTGACATTTCGGATTTAATTGCTTGCAGCCTGTTCCAACCGTTGTTCCAGCGGAAAATTTCAACCCATCAGAAGATGCGGGCGCACTGCGGAAAGCGATGAAGGGTTTCGGGACGGATGAGCAGGCGATCATCGACATATTGTGCTCGCGTAGTAACGCCCAGCGACAGATGATCGAGGCGGCCTTCAAAAACGAGTTGGGCCGTGATCTAGTGAAAGATCTGAAATCGGAGCTGAGCGGCAAGTTCGAGGACGTCATCGTTGGCTTGATGGTGCCACCGGTCCAGTATTTGTGCAAGCAGTTGTACAAAGCGATGGATGGCATCGGCACGGACGAGAAGGCACTGATCGAGGTACTGTGCTCGCAAAACAACGAGCAAATGCATCAGATAGCGCACGCGTACGAGGAGATGTACAATCGACCGTTGGCCGAACACGTGTGTTCGGAAACGtccggcagcttccggcgTCTGCTGACGCTGATCATCACTGGAACACGCGAAGCGCCCGGTACGATCGATCCGGATTTGGCCGTCGCACAAGCGAAGCAGTTGTATGATGCGGGTGAAGGAAAGTTCGGGACAGATGAAACGGCGTTCTACAAAATACTGGCCCACTGCAGCTTCGATCAGCTAGAGATCGTGTTCGAGGAGTACAAGAAGTTGACCGGAAGAACGATCGAGCAGGCACTGAAAGCGGAGCTGAGTGGAGATTTTTACGATGCGCTGAGTGCGATCGTGGAATGCGTTCAGATGGCACCGCactttttcgccaaaaaactGTTCCTGGCGATGGACGGGCTGGGCACTGATGACAAAACTCTGATTcgtatcatcatcagccgtGCGGAGATTGACCTGCAAAACATCAAGGACGAGTTCGAGCAGATGTACAACAAAACGCTTCTGAGCGCGGTTAAGGTGGGTAGTAAAGTGATGAAATAAGATCATGCAacagaaatattttaaaaggaTCATTCTTTCCTCATTGCAGAGCGAAACATCCGGCGACTACAAGCGTGTTCTGTGCGCTCTCATTGGCAAAGCTTAACACAGATCCATTGTGGCTCTTTTTACATCACTTAACTACATATATGGAAGAAACGCATACATTCTATGTTAATCTCAGATCAAGTCGTCTGCCAAGTGCCAACATATTTATGCTGAAAAACCGTGACACATTCTCCTATTGCTGTAACTGTTTACATCGTATTTCATCTGTACTGTTTTCGGTatgtgaaggaaaaaaaataaaataaaccatgCTTTACTCGAAGCAATCTGTTTGAGCTagcattttttataaaattaaattcaaataaattaaacgttGCTGTATTCagaagtttcactttttgacTACCACATTCTCCCACTGTGCCGCAACGTGACACTTGATTAATGTCACTTTGACATTACGCAAAACGTAAACGCATCTCAAACCGGCTGATTGTGTCCGCTGGCGAAAGTAATCTTTCGCGGCGAGTGTTCGCACTGGTATTTGCCGATTGACGATTGCCGAGGAGAAAGTGTGCCTAACTAAGTGCTTCGAGTATGCATTCCTTGTTGAGAAACTGTATTTCACCGCTCTCGGCCACAAGCAATGGTGAGTTCGGATGACCGATCAATTCAAAGAGGCATTGCTGATATTTATCGATGTTGGGGTTGCctggttgttttgtttgttttcttcgttcccGGGACCAGGACTCTCCGTTCAGCTGCGTACGGTGGCAAGCAAACCGCGCACCGCGGTAGTAATGCTCAATATGGGAGGACCACAGAACACGGAACAGGTACACGATTACCTGCATCGCATCATGACCGATCGTGACATGATTCAGTTGCCCGTGCAAAGGTAAAAGGCAAGGGGGCCGGAGAGCCACCCCTCTGCGGAGTCAATAATAGAACATTCTCGAACGCTCATTCTTTCTCGTGGATTACAGCAAACTTGGTCCGTGGATTGCGAAACGTCGCACACCGGAGGTACAGAAAAAGTATTCCGAAATTGGCGGTGGTTCGCCGATTCTGAAGTGGACCAACTTGCAGGGTGAGCTGATGTGCAAAGAGTTGGACAAAATATCGCCGGGTACGGCACCTCATAAGCACTACGTTGCTTTCCGGTACGTAAACCCACTGACCGAGGACACATTCCGTGACGTGGAGCGTGATCAGCCCGAGCGGATCGTACTGTTCTCACAGTACCCACAGTACAGTTGTGCGACATCCGGTTCGAGTTTTAATGCCATCTTCACGCACTACAAAGCAAACCCTTCGGCCAGCTTAACGAAGGCGCGTTGGAGCATCATCGACCGGTGGGGAACGCATCCTCTGCTAGCGCGAACGTTTGCTGACAACATTCGCAAGGAGCTGGACAAATTTCCGGCCGACAAGCGGAAGGATGTGGTAGTGCTCTTCTCCGCACACTCGCTACCACTGCGGGCCGTCAATAGGGGTGATGCGTACCCGTCGGAAGTAGGGGCGACCGTTCAGAACGTGATGCAAGAGCTCGGATGGTCACAACCGTACTGTCTCGTGTGGCAGTCAAAAGTGGGACCCCTACCGTGGCTGGAACCGTTCACCGAGGATGCCATCAAGGGCTACGTGAAGCAGGGCAAGAAGAACTTTATCCTCGTGCCGATCGCGTTCGTTAATGAGCATATCGAGACGCTGCACGAGCTTGACATCGAGTACTGCCAGGAGCTGGCTCACGAGGTCGGCGCAGAGAAGATTGGCCGGGCAGCCGCACCGAATGATCATCCGCTGTTTATCGAAGCACTGGCCGACGTGGTGCGCAATCATCTTGCCAGTAGTGTCCCGGTCGGTCCCAAGTTTCTACTGCGCTGTCCAGCGTGCGTTAATCAGAAGTGTACCGTCAGCAAACAGTGGTACAAGGAGTTGTGCAATTAATCCACGAGCGCATCGGGCTGGCCTCGATGCAACGGGAGTGGTGGTGCGAGTGATAGTGGGAATGGGAGACAGTTGTTTTTGGGAATAAAAACGATTATTCTCTGATGCAACACCGGTGGTTATCATCATATCACGTGGCAGAGAAATAATGGTCCACGTTGAGGCGTGCGATTATGGTATGCGAGAAGCCAGCATTATCGAGCAGTGCTCTTTGAAGTGGGTAAGATTAGCGAACATTATTAATGAGGTAATCAAGTGTTGGAGTATTTTTATTAACACATTTGTTGGTTACACGAATGGTTACGGTTGTTAATTGAGACGTACGAATTCAAACATTGAGTTAAGAAGTTCAACACGTGATTCATTGACTAATAAATTTTTTGAGAATTaacatcgatttttttttcgaaattgaaaaaaccTATCTAATTGATAGCAACTATATAgcaacaaatttttttttttccttcaactaATCTACAAGAAAGTGATGAAATGTTTGGCAAAATCTACAATTCTTTTAATCGTAGTAgtttttgtaaaatgttttgcatgctCATTACTAATCAGTAGAACGCCAGattaaattagaaaacaatacTTTAATAGCGAAAAGGACATGcgttacaaaaataaaaatagcaaGCGACGGTAAGTTTGTAAGATTTTACGTTTCACGGTTTGTCGGCCAATTCACGCTCCGTAACCGTGTAAGTCAACAGCCCTCTCCGCGGTGACCATCAAAGGCGGAGAGCGTTTAAAAATGCATCCTTCGCAAATAAGCGGTCTAAGTAAGCGACCCTGGAGGGTCTCCAGATGAAGTGTgtaactgtggggctacatcaagcgtaacgtaatgattttgacattaacgattaatgccaaactgctgcggcgctgtcaaaacgtttacggctcgcgcgaggcgtaaacccgagcgtaattatttttttcatacgctttgcttacaaacagagaataacttatttttttaattgctggtatagcaacaaaatcggaaaaaacagataaaaaaattcagaaatcaattaatttctcttctatttctattttcttggaccaaaaacacgaacgtaaacacgtttcacgtttcgtttttatatttttgctgccacacgaagcgtaaacgttttgacattacaaattaattttacgctagttttcacgcttcgtgtagccccctagtaacGCTCGGTTGACATTCCCTTAGAAGGATTGCTTGGAGGCAATCCTTGCTCTCCTCGAGAGTAACCGCCGCCCGAGCAGCAAGCGAGCGCAAAGCGTGGCGCTGTCAGTTCGTGCACGATGCCAGGATATGTGGACAGCCAGGATATGCCGTGCATCGTGTTCGGGATCGGTTTCTCTCAAAAACGCGCCCACTTCGCTCTCTGTCGTAGTTTTATTGCGCCGCCTAACCAGCCACACTCATTAGCGCTCCAGGATAGGAGCAAAGCAAACGTAGTAGCTCACTCATCCTTTCGCATCCTTGGCGACGGGCTTGAGGCGATGTGAAAAGTGCCAATTTTCCATCCATCAAGTGTGCACTGAGTCCGAGCGGTGCTCTCTTTCTGAACTGGCCCAACCGGACAGCGTGAAAATGTCCGACTTGGCGAATGGACGTGATAGTGTGAAAAGATAGACGGGAGGAGTTTTTTTCCACCACGTACGTATTCCACCGAGCAGCTGGTACTAGTTCCGTAAGCATCCTCTTATTTTCGCTATTACTCGGAAGTGGCGTAGCTCTGGAGAAACCGTGGCAGACTGTCGGCAGGAACTGATATCGGGTGCGAGTGCTGCGTGGGAATACTACTTTTTGCAACATCTGAAGGTCACACGTTTAGGGTGGTTGCAGTTCATGGTTTTTCACTTGCTAATCTTGGCGAAACGCGCCCCACATCCAAGGCATCCATCCTTGATctgggagagaaagagactgTTAGAAAGAGAGCAacggaacgagaaagagagcgcgcaCCATAAAGAGTGCGCTGATAGGAAAAAGAGTCTCGCGTTGGAGGCAATCTGCCCGGCCTAACAAGttctcacacacacacatcggATACGTACAAGCGAGTGCAACGTGAGCCACAGCCCCATCCGGAAATTAGTCTCCGAACCACCCGTCTCCCCGGCGAACGATGGTCACAAAGAAAAGCGTGGACACAGAGAAGGAAAAACTAGCGAAAAATATGtactccagctccagcagtggcggcggtggcgcaggACTTCCGCCGAAATCTGGCCccagcggtggcggcaatCCGACGCAAGCGGTGGTCAGCTTCAGTGCAGGTACGGTGGTCAATAGTAGCCAcgccgtgcagcagcagcaacagcagcaccatgcCGTACCGCCCGGTCAGGATGCGCCGAACATTTTGGTGTACAAAAAGATGGAGGCCATCGTGGAGCGGATGCAGACGGAGGGCAGCGGCGTGTCTGTGCGCACGGTGAAGGCCTTCATGAGCAAGGTGCCGTCGGTGTTTACCGGGGCCGATCTGATCCAGTGGATCATGGCGAACCTGACGGTGGACGACATCAGCGAGGCGCTTCACCTGGCGCACTTGCTAGCCTCGCACGGGTATCTGTTTCCGATCGACGACCACCAGCTGACGGTGCGGAACGACGGCACGTTCTACCGCTTCCAGACCCCGTACTTCTGGCCGTCCAACTTTtgggaaccggaaaacaccGACTACGCCATCTATCTGTGCAAGCGCACGATGCAAAACAAGACGCGCCTCGAGCTGGCCGACTACGAGGCGGAAAATCTGGCCAAACTGCAGAAGATGTTTTCGCGCAAGTGGGAGTTCATTTTCATGCAGGCCGAGGCGCAGAGCAAGGTGGACAAAAAGCGGGACAAGCTGGAACGGAAGGTGCTGGACTCGCAGGAGCGTGCGTTCTGGGACGTGCACCGGCCGATGCCGGGCTGCGTCAACACGACCGAGATGGACATCAAGAAGGCGTACCGGAAGGGTGCCTCTTCGCTCGGGTCCGGCTCGGCCGGTACGGCAGCCCACAGCAATCCGGCCGAAACGATGACGAAGACGATAACGCTGCTGAAGCAGAAACTTGATCGTCGCACGATCAAGGTGTCGAAGGTTGCCGAATCGTAAGTGCTTCTCCGTGGCCCTGTCGCAGTTCCTTAACGTAACGGGGGTGGCGTCTTCACTTGTTGACAGGTACATTTCGTACTACGAACAGTACAGCGAGTTTGATTACTTCCTTGCGCCGCCAGAGCATCCCAATCCTTGGCACACGGATAACACGGAATTTTGGGACGCCGAAAAGCTAGGGTAAGGGGTTGCTCCTATTGCGCTTGAAGCAAACCCGGTAACGGTACGGTTCCCATTCCCTTCTACAGCAAAGACATTCCCATGAAGCGGGTTAAGCGCTGGGGCTTCAGCCTGCGGGAGCTCCTCAACGATCCGGTGGGCCGCGAGCAGTTTACCAAGTTTTTGGATAAGGAGTTTAGTGGGGAAAACCTAAAGTAATGACCCCAtccgcggtggccgcgtgcAAGTGTGCTATCTACATGCCATCTGTTCCGTATTTCAGGTTCTGGGAAGCGATACAGGAAATGAAGGCACTACCACAGTCGCAGATAAAGGATGGGGCCCACTCGATCTGGAACGAGTACCTGGCCCCGGATGCGGCCTGCCCCGTGAATATCGATTCGAAATCGCTCGAGCTGGCCCGGGAGGTGGTTAAGGAGGGTGCCACGCAGCCGAGCCGCTGGTGCTTCGACGTGGCGGCCGATCACGTGTTTTATCTGATGAAGAGTGACTCATACTCGCGCTTCCTGCGTTCGGATATGTATAAAGACTGTCTGAATGGTTCCAAGAAAAAGGTAAAGTCAATTCCTAACCTATTCGGCGTGAAGCTAAACTACTAGGTAGATTAGAGctggcctgcctgcctgcctggcgcgcgcgcacgtggCGCAAGCAGCGCCCAGGATAGAATAGAGTCATTACTGGTTCAGTAGATCGTTTGCGGCAACCTTCGATATCGGCTTTTCGTTTCGATAGTCTTTCCTGTGTTCTTCAGTTACTCAgccatcggtttcggttgcgtaGTTCCTTCTATTTACCAGTGAgtcgtttgtttctttgcttCTACATAGATTAATTACTGTCGCTTGTCAAACTTtgatttaacaaaacaaacatcttgCGCTTATGATTGTACACCATCAACTGCTTACTGGctcgttggccatttttgtttttccgcaaTTTGAACGAACTTGAATTGATTGTTGATGACCTCTGGGGATTTTACTGTACGAAA encodes the following:
- the LOC131206858 gene encoding regulator of G-protein signaling 7-like, translated to MVTKKSVDTEKEKLAKNMYSSSSSGGGGAGLPPKSGPSGGGNPTQAVVSFSAGTVVNSSHAVQQQQQQHHAVPPGQDAPNILVYKKMEAIVERMQTEGSGVSVRTVKAFMSKVPSVFTGADLIQWIMANLTVDDISEALHLAHLLASHGYLFPIDDHQLTVRNDGTFYRFQTPYFWPSNFWEPENTDYAIYLCKRTMQNKTRLELADYEAENLAKLQKMFSRKWEFIFMQAEAQSKVDKKRDKLERKVLDSQERAFWDVHRPMPGCVNTTEMDIKKAYRKGASSLGSGSAGTAAHSNPAETMTKTITLLKQKLDRRTIKVSKVAESYISYYEQYSEFDYFLAPPEHPNPWHTDNTEFWDAEKLGKDIPMKRVKRWGFSLRELLNDPVGREQFTKFLDKEFSGENLKFWEAIQEMKALPQSQIKDGAHSIWNEYLAPDAACPVNIDSKSLELAREVVKEGATQPSRWCFDVAADHVFYLMKSDSYSRFLRSDMYKDCLNGSKKKTSVKGLRIFSGRKDTPVIN
- the LOC131212777 gene encoding annexin B10-like, which encodes MSWYYTPNPTVVPAEDFDPSADANALRKAMKGFGTDEQAIIDILCARSNAQRQEIGEAFKQELGRDLLEDLKSELGGKFEDVILGLMLRPEEYLCKQLHKAMDGVGTDEKALIEILSPQTNDQIKAIVDCYEEKYSRPLAEHLCSETSGSFRRLLTMITVGSRDPPGTVDPELAVEQAKQLYNAGEGKIGTDEEVFYKILAHASFDQLEIVFEEYKSLAGRTIEQALKAELSGELYDGLSAIVECVQMAPHFFAKRLHKAMDGMGTDDQTLIRIIVSRSEIDLQNIKDEYEQMYNKTLLSDVKSETSGDYKRALCALIGNA
- the LOC131212955 gene encoding annexin B10-like yields the protein MSWYYTPVPTVVPAENFNPSEDAGALRKAMKGFGTDEQAIIDILCSRSNAQRQMIEAAFKNELGRDLVKDLKSELSGKFEDVIVGLMVPPVQYLCKQLYKAMDGIGTDEKALIEVLCSQNNEQMHQIAHAYEEMYNRPLAEHVCSETSGSFRRLLTLIITGTREAPGTIDPDLAVAQAKQLYDAGEGKFGTDETAFYKILAHCSFDQLEIVFEEYKKLTGRTIEQALKAELSGDFYDALSAIVECVQMAPHFFAKKLFLAMDGLGTDDKTLIRIIISRAEIDLQNIKDEFEQMYNKTLLSAVKSETSGDYKRVLCALIGKA
- the LOC131209453 gene encoding ferrochelatase, mitochondrial; amino-acid sequence: MHSLLRNCISPLSATSNGLSVQLRTVASKPRTAVVMLNMGGPQNTEQVHDYLHRIMTDRDMIQLPVQSKLGPWIAKRRTPEVQKKYSEIGGGSPILKWTNLQGELMCKELDKISPGTAPHKHYVAFRYVNPLTEDTFRDVERDQPERIVLFSQYPQYSCATSGSSFNAIFTHYKANPSASLTKARWSIIDRWGTHPLLARTFADNIRKELDKFPADKRKDVVVLFSAHSLPLRAVNRGDAYPSEVGATVQNVMQELGWSQPYCLVWQSKVGPLPWLEPFTEDAIKGYVKQGKKNFILVPIAFVNEHIETLHELDIEYCQELAHEVGAEKIGRAAAPNDHPLFIEALADVVRNHLASSVPVGPKFLLRCPACVNQKCTVSKQWYKELCN